From Rhizobium sp. NZLR1, a single genomic window includes:
- a CDS encoding iron-sulfur cluster assembly scaffold protein — protein MDDIYNSKILEFAGNIPLTGTLAEADASAQAYSKLCGSKVRIWLKMDGDTVTGFAHDVKACALGQASSSIMARHVVGATSGELRQARQDMLAMLKADGAGPEGRFEDMRYLLPVRDYKARHASTMLTFDAVVDAIGQIEAKRAEFVEA, from the coding sequence ATGGACGACATCTACAACAGCAAGATCCTCGAATTCGCCGGCAATATTCCGTTGACCGGCACGTTGGCGGAGGCCGATGCGAGCGCCCAGGCCTATTCGAAACTTTGCGGCTCGAAGGTGCGAATCTGGCTGAAGATGGACGGCGATACCGTGACCGGTTTTGCCCATGACGTGAAGGCCTGCGCGCTCGGCCAGGCCTCGTCCTCGATCATGGCCCGCCATGTCGTCGGCGCCACATCGGGCGAATTGCGCCAGGCACGCCAGGACATGCTTGCCATGTTGAAGGCGGATGGAGCGGGGCCCGAGGGACGGTTCGAAGACATGCGCTATCTGCTGCCGGTGCGGGACTACAAGGCCCGCCATGCCTCGACGATGCTGACCTTCGATGCGGTCGTCGATGCGATCGGGCAGATCGAGGCGAAACGGGCTGAGTTTGTCGAGGCGTAA
- the yidD gene encoding membrane protein insertion efficiency factor YidD: MCEFCALQASDEDDGGAAGPEKPREKAAHTSRNYTGPFRKTPDRLLGMGFIRLYQLTLSSFVGNSCRHIPTCSEYGYESIARHGLWAGGWMTLFRVGRCGPGGTSGLDQVSEVLGDQFRWWTPWRYLSLGRKKGWAP, translated from the coding sequence ATGTGCGAGTTCTGCGCCCTGCAGGCAAGCGATGAGGATGACGGCGGTGCCGCCGGACCTGAAAAACCGCGTGAAAAGGCCGCACACACATCCCGCAATTATACCGGTCCGTTCCGCAAGACTCCCGACCGCCTGCTCGGGATGGGTTTTATCCGCCTCTACCAGCTGACGCTTTCCAGCTTTGTCGGCAATTCCTGCCGCCATATCCCCACCTGCTCCGAATACGGCTATGAGTCGATCGCCCGCCACGGCCTGTGGGCTGGCGGCTGGATGACGTTGTTTCGGGTCGGCCGCTGCGGCCCGGGTGGCACCAGCGGCCTCGACCAGGTGTCTGAAGTGCTCGGCGATCAGTTCCGCTGGTGGACGCCGTGGCGGTATCTCTCCCTCGGACGCAAGAAAGGGTGGGCGCCATGA
- the thrS gene encoding threonine--tRNA ligase — protein MSQAISLTFPDGSVRSYDAGATGRDVAESISKSLAKKAVAIAIDGTVRDLSDPVTTGRIEIITRNDDRALELIRHDAAHVMAEAVQELWPGTQVTIGPVIENGFYYDFAKNEPFTLDDLPKIEKKMKEIIARNAPFTKQVWSREKAKQVFADKGEQYKVELVDAIPAGQDLKIYYQGDWFDLCRGPHMASTGQIGSAFKLLKVAGAYWRGDSNNPMLSRIYGTAFAEQSELDNYLHMLAEAEKRDHRRLGREMDLFHFQEEGPGVVFWHGKGWRVFQTLVAYMRRRLAGDYQEVNAPQVLDKSLWETSGHWGWYRDNMFKVTVAGDDTDDDRVFALKPMNCPGHIQIFKHGLKSYRELPIRLAEFGNVHRYEPSGALHGLMRVRGFTQDDAHIFCTDEQMAAECLKINDLILSVYKDFGFDEVTIKLSTRPDKRVGSDDLWDRAESVMMNVLETIQQQSNNIKTGILPGEGAFYGPKFEYTLKDAIGREWQCGTTQVDFNLPERFGAFYIDSNSEKTQPVMIHRAICGSMERFLGILIENFAGHMPLWVSPLQVVVATITSEADTYGLEVAEALREAGLNVETDFRNEKINYKVREHSVTKVPVIIVCGRKEAEERTVNIRRLGSQDQVSMELDVAVESLALEATPPDIRRKAEAKKAKAA, from the coding sequence ATGTCCCAAGCTATTTCCCTGACATTTCCCGATGGTTCCGTGCGCAGCTACGATGCTGGCGCAACCGGCCGGGATGTCGCCGAATCCATTTCCAAGTCGCTTGCCAAGAAGGCGGTCGCCATTGCGATCGACGGCACCGTGCGCGACCTTTCCGATCCCGTGACGACGGGCCGGATCGAGATCATCACCCGCAACGACGACCGCGCCCTGGAACTTATCCGCCACGACGCGGCGCACGTCATGGCCGAAGCGGTGCAGGAGCTCTGGCCCGGCACTCAGGTGACGATCGGCCCGGTCATCGAAAACGGATTCTACTACGACTTTGCCAAGAACGAGCCCTTCACGCTCGACGATCTGCCGAAGATCGAAAAGAAGATGAAGGAGATCATCGCCCGCAACGCCCCCTTCACCAAGCAGGTCTGGTCGCGCGAGAAGGCCAAACAGGTCTTCGCCGACAAGGGTGAGCAGTACAAGGTCGAACTCGTCGACGCCATCCCGGCAGGGCAGGATCTGAAGATCTATTACCAGGGCGACTGGTTCGATCTCTGCCGCGGCCCGCATATGGCCTCGACCGGCCAGATCGGCAGCGCCTTCAAGCTCTTGAAGGTCGCCGGCGCCTACTGGCGCGGCGACAGCAACAACCCGATGCTGAGCCGCATCTACGGCACGGCCTTCGCCGAGCAGTCGGAACTCGACAATTATCTGCATATGCTTGCCGAAGCCGAGAAGCGCGATCACCGCCGCCTCGGCCGCGAGATGGATCTCTTCCATTTCCAGGAAGAGGGCCCGGGCGTCGTCTTCTGGCACGGCAAGGGTTGGCGCGTCTTCCAGACGCTGGTCGCCTATATGCGCCGCCGGCTAGCCGGTGACTATCAGGAAGTCAACGCGCCGCAGGTGCTCGACAAGTCGCTGTGGGAGACCTCCGGTCACTGGGGCTGGTACCGCGACAACATGTTCAAGGTGACGGTTGCCGGTGACGACACCGACGACGACCGGGTTTTCGCGCTGAAGCCGATGAACTGCCCCGGCCATATCCAGATCTTCAAACATGGGCTGAAATCCTACCGCGAGCTGCCGATCCGGCTTGCCGAATTCGGCAATGTCCATCGCTACGAGCCGTCGGGGGCGCTGCACGGGCTGATGCGCGTGCGTGGCTTCACGCAGGACGATGCGCACATCTTCTGCACCGATGAGCAGATGGCTGCCGAATGCCTGAAGATCAACGATCTGATCCTCTCGGTCTACAAGGATTTCGGCTTCGACGAGGTCACCATCAAGCTCTCGACCCGGCCGGACAAGCGCGTCGGTTCCGACGATCTCTGGGACCGCGCCGAAAGCGTGATGATGAATGTGTTGGAGACGATCCAGCAGCAGTCGAACAACATCAAGACCGGCATATTGCCGGGCGAGGGCGCCTTCTACGGGCCGAAGTTCGAATATACGCTGAAGGATGCGATCGGCCGCGAATGGCAATGCGGCACGACGCAGGTCGACTTCAACCTGCCGGAACGCTTCGGTGCCTTCTACATCGACAGCAACTCCGAAAAGACGCAGCCTGTGATGATCCATCGCGCCATCTGCGGCTCGATGGAGCGCTTCCTCGGCATCCTGATCGAGAACTTCGCCGGCCACATGCCGCTTTGGGTATCGCCGCTCCAGGTGGTGGTCGCGACGATCACTTCGGAAGCCGACACCTACGGGCTTGAAGTGGCCGAGGCGCTGCGCGAGGCCGGTCTCAACGTCGAGACCGATTTCCGCAATGAGAAGATCAACTACAAGGTCCGCGAACACTCGGTCACCAAGGTGCCTGTCATCATCGTCTGCGGCCGGAAGGAAGCCGAGGAGCGCACGGTCAACATCCGCCGCCTCGGCAGCCAGGACCAGGTTTCGATGGAGCTCGATGTCGCCGTCGAGAGCCTTGCCTTGGAAGCGACGCCGCCCGACATCCGTCGCAAGGCCGAAGCAAAGAAAGCCAAGGCGGCCTAA
- a CDS encoding DUF1697 domain-containing protein, with product MSTFIALLHSIVLTPDRRVIMQDLRALAEELGYREPRTLVSTGNLVFEADDMRPHELEVTLEEGFEEKFGKHVDIVVRNDCSWMALCSTNPFKDGNADQVIVRVMRLPVDPKKVEALKPLMTEGQRIAVVGGDLWIDFAGKPSQSKLLSALTNKRIGVGTMRNWNTVCGLAEMIM from the coding sequence ATGAGTACCTTCATCGCCCTTCTGCACAGCATTGTCCTGACGCCCGATCGCCGCGTTATCATGCAGGATTTGCGCGCACTGGCCGAAGAGCTCGGTTATCGCGAACCGCGCACGCTGGTTTCCACTGGCAATCTGGTTTTCGAAGCCGACGATATGCGGCCGCACGAACTCGAGGTGACCTTGGAAGAGGGCTTTGAAGAAAAGTTCGGCAAACACGTCGATATCGTCGTGCGCAACGACTGCAGCTGGATGGCGCTTTGCAGCACCAATCCCTTCAAGGATGGCAACGCCGACCAGGTCATCGTCCGGGTGATGCGACTGCCGGTCGATCCGAAGAAGGTGGAGGCGCTGAAACCGCTGATGACGGAGGGACAGCGCATCGCCGTCGTCGGCGGCGATCTTTGGATCGATTTTGCCGGCAAACCCAGCCAATCCAAGCTGCTTTCGGCCCTGACGAACAAGCGGATAGGCGTCGGGACGATGCGTAACTGGAACACCGTGTGCGGCCTTGCCGAGATGATCATGTAG
- the folE gene encoding GTP cyclohydrolase I FolE yields the protein MDAIVKNFPQTNRDSDRPSQQEAEEAVRVLLRWAGDNPTREGLLETPARVVKSYRELFSGYDMAPEDVLGRTFEEVAGYDDMVLVKDIPFFSHCEHHMVPIIGKAHVAYMPDGRVLGLSKIARVVEIYGRRLQTQETMTAQIARAIDDTLNPRGVAVLIEAEHMCMAMRGVQKQGSTTLTTTFTGTFKTEPADQARFMTMVRSR from the coding sequence ATGGACGCCATCGTAAAAAACTTTCCGCAGACCAACCGCGACTCCGATCGCCCCTCTCAGCAGGAGGCGGAGGAAGCCGTTCGTGTGCTGCTGCGCTGGGCCGGTGACAACCCGACCCGCGAAGGCCTGCTCGAAACGCCGGCCCGTGTCGTCAAATCGTACCGCGAGCTTTTTTCCGGCTACGACATGGCGCCGGAAGACGTGCTCGGCCGCACCTTCGAAGAGGTCGCCGGGTACGACGACATGGTCCTCGTCAAGGACATTCCGTTCTTCTCGCATTGCGAACACCACATGGTGCCGATCATCGGCAAGGCCCACGTCGCCTACATGCCGGACGGGCGTGTGCTCGGCCTGTCGAAGATCGCCCGCGTGGTCGAGATTTATGGCCGCCGCCTGCAGACGCAGGAAACGATGACCGCGCAGATCGCCCGGGCCATCGACGATACGCTTAATCCGCGCGGTGTCGCGGTATTGATCGAGGCCGAACATATGTGCATGGCGATGCGCGGCGTTCAGAAGCAGGGCTCGACCACGTTGACGACGACGTTTACGGGTACGTTCAAGACCGAGCCGGCCGA